From a single Hypomesus transpacificus isolate Combined female chromosome 14, fHypTra1, whole genome shotgun sequence genomic region:
- the mdkb gene encoding midkine b produces MRGIFSITLFLLVAVMVTTEADKGHRGHKGKHGNGKEGKAGGECSEWTYGKCVPEAGDCGNGVREATCKDQTKNIDCKIPCNWKKDISDCKYRFTSWGECDTEVGTKSRSGTLKKALFNAQCETTVKVSKPCSAKPKRTRGDKKRN; encoded by the exons ATGCGTGGCATTTTCTCAATCACACTTTTCCTGCTTGTGGCTGTCATGGTGACCACAGAAGCCGACAAGGGACACAGAGGTCACAAAG GTAAACATGGTAACGGTAAAGAGGGGAAGGCTGGGGGCGAGTGCAGTGAGTGGACCTACGGGAAGTGTGTCCCAGAAGCAGGAGACTGTGGAAACGGCGTCCGCGAGGCTACCTGCAAGGACCAGACCAAGAACATCGACTGCAAAATCCCCTGCAACTGGAAGAAAGACATTA GCGACTGCAAGTACAGGTTCACCAGCTGGGGTGAGTGCGACACCGAGGTGGGGACCAAGAGCAGGTCTGGCACTCTGAAGAAGGCCCTATTCAACGCCCAGTGTGAGACAACAGTGAAGGTGTCTAAACCCTGCTCTGCCAAACCCAAGAGGACCAGAG GCGATAAAAAGAGGAACTAG